Genomic DNA from Corynebacterium diphtheriae:
TCATGTTTAAACGTCATACCTGGACGCTCAAACGTTCCGACAATAGCTCGATTTTCACTCATCAAAATAGTAAATGTCCACGGAAATCTTCCGAGGACATTTATGATCCATTTAAACTCGGTACTTTTCGACGCTTTGCTGCTTATAGTACCGCGAATTGACTAGGAATCGAACAACGCGGCACCCCAAATGGAAGCTTCCGTTTTCTTTTGATCGGTGCCTGGGAAAATCGCGTACACCGCAGAACCGATGTGTTTGATCCACTCATTCAAACGATCGCTAGCGTCTAAGCGCTGTTGAATCGGAATGAATTGTTTACGTGGATCCTTTTGGAAACAACAAAACACAAGGCCGGCATTCGATAGCTGATCAGTACCAACCATCGGGGTTTCATTGTAAGTATACGCACGCCGAAGGAGCCGCTGATTAGGCAAATCTGAAGGTGGCGTAGCTAGTGCCATGTGGGAACGAGCGTCAATCTTCGGAATACCATATTCATCAACTGCCTCATAGTCAGCAGAATCGTGCTCCTTTCCACCGCTTAGTGGGGCCCCTTCTACGATATCGCGACCAATTGCAACTTCTCTGGATTGCCGATCCAGACGCTCCCAAGTGTCCAAATTCATTGAAATACGCCTTACAACCATGCACGTTCCACCGTGCATCCAACGTGGGGAATCATCTTCATTGTCAATCCAAACCTGCTTATCAAATTCTTCAGCAGTGTGAGGATTAATGGTGCCATCTTTTTGGCCAAAAAGATTTCGCGGAGTTTCGCCTTTTTGCAAAGTACCCCGAGCGTTTAAAAATCCCTGTTGAACCCATTTAACTTCAGCGTAATCAGATCCCGATCGGGTCATATGCCGCATGGCGAAAGCTGCGGTCATAGGGTCATCTGAACAAATCTGTAGCACAAGATCCGTTTGCCCCCAACGCGGATCAAGTCTATCTTTGGAAAAGACTGGAATATCTTTGAGCCATGCGGGCTTCATTTCCGACTTTCCGAGAATATCGAATAGCCGTGCGCCAGCACCAGCAGTAATTGTCAAACGTGAAGGTGACGAAGTCATCTCGGGCTCAAGGCTACCCACTGGGTTTCGCGCCTGAGTTAACTCCCGAGCATCCTCGGTCCACAGGGTCAACAAACGTCGCACTGCAGCAGAATCCACTCCCGCACGGCAATTAAGTCCCAGCACTATGAGGTGCGATTGTGCTGGAGTGGCAATTCCAGATTGATGGATGCCGTCGAATGGCTCTATTTCTTGGGCAACTGTTTGATCTACACCCACAGCATCTGCATCATGCGCAGGCTCTGTGCACGCACTTAATGCTCCTGCGGCTGCAACTCCAGCTGTACCAGTAAGAAATCCACGGCGACTCATCTTAAGATTTTCGCCTAATGATTTAACACTAAAACGTGGAGTTTCGGCCATTTTCAGTAACCTTTCCTCAACTAGAGATTCGACGGCTTAATTTTATTTATGGCTATGATCGTGCTTCATTGTGTCACTGGTTCCGTGATCCATGTGAACCGCACCGTCTGCCCCGTAGTTTTCGTCGCCAGCGCCCAACTTTCGAACTGGAATATCCTTGACGTCAACTGTGGTGCCATCAGATAGTTCAAGTGTGACGGAAACAGTGTCACCAGCAACAACTGGCTTGTCAACGCCCATGAGCATCATATGATCTTTGCCTGGCTCCAAGGTGTAGGTTCCGCCAGCAGGAATAACAAATCCACCTTCTTTTTCTCTCATGACTCCGTCAACAACCTCATGAAGTTGATTCATCTTGGCGTTAATGGAAGAACTAAATCCCACAACCGTGACATCCTTGTCAGAGTGGTTCATAATTTCACCAAAAATACCAGTCATGGATTTTCCGTCTTCCATGGAGCGAACATATGGGTTCATCATCATGACAGAATCGGCACCCATGCTCATAGAGTTGGTTTCGGAAGCAGCCGCAGCAGCAGATGATGCGGTATCAACCTTCTTCTCAGAATCAGATTCAGAGTTAGAACAAGCTGTCAAAGCGATTGAAGCCATGGCTAAAACAGCAATAGCGCCCTTAATGCGACGAGATGTAGACATAATAAATTATTTTCCTTTCCGGGAGTTACGTCGTGCAACTAAAAAAATAGAAACAATAGCTAGTGCAATTAATGTGATTCCGCCTGCGGCGAAAGTTACCGTCGAACTAAGCCCTTCAGAGGTTGTGGGTTTCAATTCACTTTCTGCCGAAACTTCACTAGAACCATTCTCTTGCGAAGGATCAACATAAGTGAACGTAGTTCGCCCTTTGGTGGAGTGCCCATCCGATGAAGTGATCTGAAAGCCAATTAGATACTCACCTGCTTGCTTTTCGATGTTCGAAGGCAATGTGAAGCTCACAACCTGCCCGTTTAGATGAGGCTCACCTCGATACAAAACTGTCGAATCAGATTTCCGACTCAATGCAACAGTATTGAAGTCCTTTTTAGGAATACCCGAAAAGGTTAGTTCGACGGTTGTCGGGAATTCCGTTACTTTTGCACCATCTTGCGGGTTGGAAGATATAACAACGTCGTGAGCAACGACGGGTTGCTGGAGCAAAAAAAGACCTGTTAACGCACCTATGGAAGCGAATTTAACGCCCTGCCACGTGCTACGTACACATTGACCCTTCACAAATTCACCACTCACATCAGAGGAAATCGACACAACTATCGCAGGCACAAAATCGTTAAAATTCAAAGCCTGCAATACAAGTCGTTCAGAGAATTGAAAAAGTTCCGAACCAAGTCGTATTTTTCAAAACATCGAAACGGTTGGACAACATTCAAAAATCTAAGAAGACCTATTGCGCCAAGAATAGCAATATATCTCCCCCAACTTAGATAACAGCAAAGCAACTCGACTCATATCAAATTAAAAAAATTCCCACACCAATTAGTGTGGGAATCGAATTATGTGGTCCTAGCTGGGATCGAACCAGCGACCTTTCCGGTGTGAACGGAACGCTCTTCCACTGAGCCATAGGACCAGCTTCAACTCATTGTCGAACGAAGATCAATGTAGCACGATTCTAATCAAAACCCAATCTCTTCTCTATATCTCTATATAGAGTACAGTTCAGCACACTCCTCCTTCATTCAGATCGATACAATAACTCGCCACCAAACTTTTACAGATATGAATAGTCGACATGTCCGTGTAATCAATTCTGCTTAGCCATACCCGCAGTTTTACTTTCATTTTCCCCTACTGACTGCGGATTTGCACTAACACGTACCATCGGGCTAAAGTTTCTTCTCGCAGCACAGTTTGCATGCGGATGTAGCGCAGTTGGTAGCGCATCACCTTGCCAAGGTGAGGGTCGCGAGTTCGAGTCTCGTCATCCGCTCAACGCTTAGAGCGTCTGCGCGTTTAGCTCAGCGGGAGAGCGCTTCCCTGACACGGAAGAGGTCACTGGTTCAATCCCAGTATCGCGCACAAGCCTTGTTTTCAGGCTTTAAACGAAAACATGCGGATGTAGCGCAGTTGGTAGCGCATCACCTTGCCAAGGTGAGGGTCGCGAGTTCGAGTCTCGTCATCCGCTCTGGTATTTTTAAGTACCTTCCGAGGCGGCAACGCCACGGTGGAATGGCCGAGTGGTGAGGCAACGGTCTGCAAAACCGTGCACACGGGTTCGATTCCCGTTTCCACCTCATACCCGCGCGTTTAGCTCAGCGGGAGAGCGCTTCCCTGACACGGAAGAGGTCACTGGTTCAATCCCAGTATCGCGCACAAGCCTTGTTTTCAGGCTTTAAACGAAAACATGCGGATGTAGCGCAGTTGGTAGCGCATCACCTTGCCAAGGTGAGGGTCGCGAGTTCGAGTCTCGTCATCCGCTCAATTAAACCGGCTTAACGCCGGTTTTTTTATTTTCCTAGTAGTGTTAACTGACATGCAGCGTGACTCCGCATCTTCCAGCACAGTAACTACCGACCAAATTGTTTACGGGGCTCTTCCTCTCACCACGATCAACGAACCAGAATGCCGCGCTATTGCGATTACATCAATCAATGGCTCCGCCACTTTATCGGGAGTCTCCGGTCCAATGGGTGACCAAACAGATGCAGACTTACTAATACAACTACGAGGATGGGCAGATGCGATCGTCGTGGGCGCCGAAACTGCTCGAAAGGAAAACTACGGTCCTGTAGTGCTGCCACATGGGATCAAGAATCAAAGGCAAAAGCTAGGCCGCTGCGGTTTACCTAAACTTACACTTTTGAGTAAATCTTTATATTTCGATTTCTCCTCCGAACTATTCTCCCCTGACCTACCATCAGAATTATCCCCACTCGTTATAACTCAACAACCTGCCAACACTTCCGAACAATGGGACCAGCGCTTACAGAAGCTTATTGACGTAGGCGTGGAGGTCATCGTGGCACCTACTAGCACAAACCCACTAAAGATTGCTTTCGATGCTTTGCATGCACGGAGATTGAAAAAAATATCTATTGAAGGTGGCCCCTCAGTTTACCGCCAGGCGTTGTCTTTAGGAATCGTCGATCGTCTTCATTTAACGATTGCCCCCAATATCATTTGCCCAGTAGAAAGCCCTCTTTTCGGAAAAATATCTGACGACTCTTTTACCACTCGCCTTGTGCTAGAAATGCTATCTTCCTCCCCTAATGGATTAATATTTTTACGCTATAAAGTAATTCGCGACACATTAGGGAATCCCACGCAATAAATAATTCAGCTCATGAGTTGTAGCCAATACACAATTCCGACAAACTAAGGACAAGCGATGACAAATTTTAAATTGATCACCGACACCGAATGGCGCCAGCGACTCAGCAGCGAAGAGTACCGTGTTTTGCGCGAAGCAGGTACCGAAGCACCTCACACTGGGGAATACACCAACACCACTACAGAGGGCATCTATTCGTGCCGTGCTTGTGGCACCGAGCTTTTTCGATCAACAGAAAAGTTCAATTCCCATTGCGGATGGCCTTCTTTCTTCTCGCCATTAGCTGGCGATAAGGTCATAGAACGCACAGACACTTCTCATGGTATGGTTCGCACTGAAGTAATCTGCGCAAACTGCGAATCTCATTTAGGACATGTCTTTGCAGGTGAAGGTTACGATACCCCCACAGATCTGCGCTATTGCATTAACTCTGTGTGCTTAACTTTGATTCCTGCAGAAGAAAGCTAAGGCACTTATCTTTAAACATTTAAAAGCGTGGGGTCAGCAACTCAAATGCTGCTGGCCCCACGCTATTACCATCTTGTACTACGGCAAAACGTTGACAAGTTCTGATACCTCAGACACTCTACGACCCGTAAAAAATGGGGTTTCTTCACGAACATAAAGACGAGCCTCCGTATAACGCATCTTATGCATGAGATCTACAATCCGATCGAGCCGTGGCGCTTCGAATGCAAGCATCCATTCATAGTCACCAAGCGCAAATGCTGGAACGGTGTTCGCACGAACATCTGGGAAATCCCGTGCAGCTTGCCCATGCTCAGCTAGAATTTTGCGACGTTTTTGCGGATCCATGATGTACCAATCATAAGAACGTACGAATGGATAGACCGTAATCCAATCCCCTGGTTTCTCCCTCATGATAAAGGATGGAAGGTGTGAGCGATTAAACTCTGCTGGCCGATGAAGTGAGTTGCCCAACCAAGCAACTTCGGAAACTTGCCCCAGCACTGTTTCTCTCCGGAACCTAGCAAAAGCGGCTTGAATTTCTTCAAATTCCTCAGCAATCCACCAAATCATGAAGTCCGCTTCAGCACGACAACCCGCTAGGTCATAAATTCCTCGAACTTCGACTTTCCCAGCAGTCTCTAGGCCGTCAAAAAAACTTTGGGCTTGAGCAATGATTTCTGTACGATCACTCCCCAATGCGCCAGGAATCGCACGGAAAACAGCAAACTGCGAATAACGCTGCATGCTATTTAATTCTTCGAAATTGAGCTTCTCAGCCATGTATCATCTGCCTGTCTTAACCTAGAACTCCGGTGCTCAACCGCTACACCGACTTTGGATCGAATTCGCCTTTTGACCAATTCACTTATCCATCCTAAGTTTGATCCACAACTTGGTCAAAGTTTATTCCCCTGAAGTAACAACGTTCCGCTAAAAATCGGCGCGCCTCCGACCAAACCCAAGCTGTCCTTATTAGGTTGTGCGATGTGACTGAAAACCAAGCAATGCCCATTATTGCCTCAGAAAGCTCTCACGAATCCATCCCTCAAGATTTTATGGACGCCGTGGAATCGATGCATAAGGCTCAGCTCCGACCAGAGATCTCCTTAGGCACGATTCGCCCACCGCAACGACTAGCACCTTTTAGCCACGCAGTGGGACTGGAGGTCAGCGGGACTTTGTCTGATGATTCGCAAGGCGACGCCTTCGGTCGGCTTATCCTCCTGCATGACCCAACATCAGACGAATCGTGGGACGGATCGATGCGATTAGTTGCTTACATTCAAGCCGATATGGATGCATCTGTAGCAAACGATCCCCTTCTGCCCGATGTTGCCTGGCAATGGCTTACAGAAGCTCTAGATAAAACCCATGCTGATCACACAAATCTCGGCGGAACTGTAACTGCTACAGCATCAGTTCGCTTTGGCGAAATTGGTGGACCTCCTCGGGCATACCAAGTTGAAATGCGCGCATCTTGGACGGCAACAGCAATTGATCTTGCACCTCATGTATCAGCTTTTGCTCAAGTGTTAGCAAATGTAGCCGGACTGTCTCCCGAAGGTACGACAAGTATCTCCCGATAACCTAAACTTTTTACTGCTATGGCACTTTTAGTCACTCAACCGAGTGAGGGATTACCCCCGCTCGCTGCAACTTCTCGGTCGATTTACGAGGCAGCTTATCAACTATCTCAGGGCACTGGCCCTTTCGCAATTGATACTGAACGCGCTGGAGCTTATCGTTATGATGACCGCGCTTATCTCTTACAGATTCGTCGCGAAGGAAGCGGCACAGTACTTATCGACCCAGAAGCTAATCGACGATTAGTCACATCTGTACTAGGCAAGGTAATAAACAATCAACCGTGGATTATCCATGCCGCGGCAACAGACCTCCCCTGTCTTTCCGAGTTAGGTTTCTACCCCAGTACAATTTTCGATACTGAATTAGCAGGAAGACTCGCTGGATTGCCGCGAGTTAATTTAGCGTCCATGCTCGAAGAGCGCTTGGAAGTTACCCTCAAAAAGGCACACGGTGCCGAAGACTGGTCACGTCGCCCGCTTCCCCACAGTTGGCTCGTTTATGCAGCCTTAGACGTCGAGAAGCTCATTCCACTTGCAGAATCCATGAAACTCCTCCTAGAGGCTCATGGAAAATTAGAATGGCACAGACAAGAATGTGCGCATCTCATAAATACAAGCAGTCATGGCTTAGACACACAGCGTAGCTGGCAAGATATGAAGGGGGTAAGCCGTCTTACCCGACCTCGGCAGCTAGTCGTTGCCGAAGCCCTCTGGGAGTTACGCGACGATGAAGCTCGTATGAAAAATACATCCGTATCTCGCTTGTTGCCGGACAAAGTACTGATTTCCGTTGCACAGCGTCCACCTCGCAATTCACAAGCTGCTCTACGTGCCTCAGAGATTCCTAAACAGTACCGTAAGCGGATCGCTCGTTGGATGCCGACGATCAACGATGTTTTGGAATCCGATCCACGCACTTGGCCACACACACCACAATTCGATGAGAACCAGTTGCCATCAAAGTACGTTTGGGAAAAGATCCATCCCGAATCTTTAGATGACTTTGAAGAGGTAAAAAATTCCATCGTTGAAAAGGCGCTACTTCTAAATCTTCCAGCAGAAAATCTCATGCAGCCCCACTCGGTTAAAGAATTATGCTGGCAACTTCGAGATGTACCACGACCGATCGCACAAGACGATGTAATTGAATGCCTCATGAGATTGGAGGCACGACCTTGGCAAATCGACAACAGTGCGTCAGTAATTACAGATACACTCAACAAAATTGAGCACGCCTCATAGAGAAATACAGGGACGAGCCTAGATTCCAAAAAATCAAGGCCCGTCCCTCACTTACAGAAGCTATTCCTTGTCTAAAAGGTAAAGAGATTCTGCAGCTGCGATAATTTGAGTCTTTATACCTCGAGGAGATAACCCCACAGCATCAAGTAGTTGATTCCTACTTTGATGCTCAGGGAATATCTCAGGAAATGCCAAATTTCGAACTGGTACATCTATTTCAGAGGCATTAAGCGCCTCATTAATCATCGCGCCCACTCCGCCATGAATGATTCCATCTTCGACAGTTATAACAAGATCATGATCTGCTGCTAATCCCACGATTGATGGCGCAACAGGTACTGCCCATCGTGGATCAACCACAGTCACATTACAACCGCACTCTTCAATGTCGGACACGATTTCCATAACAGATGAAACGAGAGAACCAACCGCAACGACCAAAATGCTCGGTGTCGAGTCTTCATGATCAGAATCGGAATAATGCAATAGTTCCGCACCATCGTCGAAACGCTGCTGTGCACTCAGCCGAGACGGCAGCTCTCCCTTAGGGAACCTCACAACAGTTGGAGAGTCAATAGTAAGTGCTTCAGCGAACAGCTCCTTAAGATTCTCATCGTCACGCGGTGCCGCAATTCGGATACCTGGTACGATCCCTGCTACTGCAAAATCCCAAACGCCATTGTGACTTGCACCATCGGAGCCGGTAACTCCCGCACGATCCAGAACGATCGTAACCGGAAGATTGAGCAAACCGACATCCATGAGTAATTGATCAAATGCTCTATTGAGAAATGTCGAATAGATAGCAACGACTGGATGGAGACCGCCTAGCGCCAAACCGGCTGCAGATGTCATAGCATGTTGCTCTGCGATTCCAACGTCAAACAATCGATCAGGGAATTTCTCACCGAAGGCAGAAAGCCCTGTCGGTCCAGCCATGGCAGCCGTGATAGCAACAATATCTTTGCGCGTCTCTCCAGCTTTTACAAGCTCTTTACTAAAAACTGATGTCCATCCGGGGCTCTTGGTGCCCACTGGTTCACCGGTCTTCGGATTGATAACACCCGTCGAGTGCATCAATTCAGCTACGTCATTTTCAGCAGGGGCATATCCTTTGCCCTTTTCTGTCACCACATGAACAATCAGAGGACCTTTATGATCTCGGCCATAGCGTAACGCGGCCTCTACAGCTTTCGTATTATGTCCATTAACTGGACCAATATACTTCATGCCCAATTCTGGGAACATCTCTGTAGGTATGACACTTGACTTAACGCCTTCTTTAAAAGCATGAAGAGCTTCAAATGTCCGCTCGCCTACCCATCCTAAGGATTTGAGAGTAGTTTTACCTTGCTCCATCACGCGGTCATAGCTTGGTTTCATCCGAAGCGCCGCTAAATTATCCGCAAAACCGCCAATGGTCGGCGAATAGCTTCGCCCATTGTCATTGACGACCACAACAACATTGCGCTCGGTCCCAGTTGCAATATTGTTTAAGGCCTCCCAACACATACCACCAGTTAGAGCGCCATCACCGACGACTGCAACCACGTTTCGAGCTTTTTCGCCTTTTAGTTGGAAAGCCTTCGCTAATCCATCCGCATACGATAACGAAGCTGACGCATGCGATGATTCAGTCCAATCATGGTTGCTTTCAGCGCGAGAAGTGTATCCAGACAATCCATCTTTTTGGCGAAGGGTATCGAAAGCTCCTGCACGACCTGTCAAAATCTTATGAACGTAGGACTGGTGCGAGGTATCAAAAATGATGGGATCACTTGGTGAAGAAAACACACGATGTATCGCAAGTGTCAGCTCGACCACCCCAAGGTTCGGACCTAAGTGGCCTCCAGTCGCCGAAACCTTTTCCACTAAAAATTCGCGGATCTCGCTCGCTAATGTATCTAATTGTTCGTAGCTTAAAGTTTTGACATCGGCAGGTGACGAGATGTGTTCAAGAATGCTCATGCGCGTTGAGTTGCACCCTTTCATAAAAATACTGGCGGTTTACAGATCAGGCACAGACTCAACTGCGCGAAAGTCCAACAGCTTTGACTACGATTGCCTTGCTATGCAAAAGACAACAGAAAGATCAAAGATATCGAATAAAGTCTTGACAACAAGTGTACTCTGCGTAACGCACTGCCAAGACTCTAGCAGCAAAGTCCCTCTAATCTAATTAGTTTTTCTTTGTTAATAAACCGATGGTTTCGCAGTGATGCGTACCGGGAAACGCATCGAATACACGAAGTTTTTCCAAAATAAAACCGTTTCGGCTCCATTCGGCGATGTCACGAGCAAACGTGGCAGGGTCACAACCGATGTGTATTGCAGCCTGTGGTCCCGATTGTGCAATAGCTCGTACTGTTTCAGCACCAGCACCTACTCGAGGTGGATCTAATACAACGAGGGTAGGGGCAGGCAGTTGATTCATGGCCCGCTCAACTGTTTCTGTATGGAAAACTATTTTTTGATCCTCCACCAGTTGAGAAAGAGCTCGTTTGCCAGCCAAAACTGCAGCCGGCGCACTTTCTACACAATGGACAACACCATGATTATCAACTGCAGATAAAATCGCCGAAGCAAAAGAACCACATCCGCCATAGAGATCCCACGCAACCAGTGACGAATCTGTATTCCGAATTATTAGAGATCCAAACCATTCCCGAATAGTGTCTGCATATACTTGAGCCGCATCTTTGTGAGATTGCCAAAATCCAGTAGCAGGGAGTTCAAATGTGACGCCATCAACAACTTGGGAAACTTTGCCGGTACCCTCTACAACTTTTACCATCGACTCGGTACGTTTACCGCGGGGCGCTGGTTGAGTCTCAACGACAGTGCGCTGACCGAGATCATCACAAACAACTACTACTTGAGATCCTGGAGTAAAACGTAATACGTTCTGTTCCGCACCTACTATGCCATCAAGCAACCCCATTACGCCTTGACTACATGGCACTCCTGAAACGACTTCACGTGACTGGCTAGCAAATCCTCCTGCTCTGCCCTGAGCATCAACACCTAAACGCATGCGGGTTCGCCACTGAGTAGGAGAACCGAATGATACAACTTCACATGTTGGAGGCTGGGAGACCTTTCCGAGTCTCTCCAATTGTTCAAGAACTAAATCAGCTTTGTACCGGCCCTCAATTTCTGGATCCAACTCACCAAAATCACAGCAGCCAGCACCATTCGCAGCAGCTAGGCATCGTTGCTGCATTCGAAGTGGTGAAGGCATTTCGATCGACGCGATCGTAGCCCGAGCAAACTTCTTTTTCACATGAGTGATATTTGCACTGAGCCGATCCCCTGGGAAGGCGCTTTTTACGAATATTACTCGTCCATCGTATTTAGCAATTCCCTGTCCGCCATGTGCAGCATTAAGAATTTCAACATTTATAACGCTTCCGCGTTCAATGTCTTGCTGGTCTTTTGTCATATCGTTCTTTTTCTTCGTCTAGTGGAGCGGTGGACGTCGAATCTAAGAAGTCATTGACCGCCTGATTGGCGCGTGTCACCATTTAATACATCAGTTTTGCAACTATTCGGGTAAGAAATTTCGATCAATTTGTAAACGTCTCCTCGTATCCGAAAGACATCTTGACCGCTAAGAACTTATTCCGCCCCAATAGCTGCCGAGGTTTAACAAGAAAACTCTGCGAAACTTAAATCCCCAGTTATTCGATCGTTCTTGGTTTCGCCTGATACGTAATTCACAAACAATATCTAAATTAAGTTTTATTCAATTGGAGTTGCTTGCTGTTCAGCTCGCCGCATCATTTCCTGTTGGACCTGTTCTGCCAATGGTTGTGGCAAAGCTACGGGAAGACTACTTCCCGCCAAAATTGGCTCATTTCCGCGGCGCACAAACGTTCGCGCTACAACCTCTCGACCCAATTCAGCCATACGCTCAGCGCTTTCCGATGGCGCTGCCAAAGTAACTCGTAGCATCCATCGAGGTCCATCAACGCCAATAATTCGGATTACACCGTTGCCGTCATCGGAGGTTCCTACGATCTCGCGCCCCCACGGTCCTTGTTGGAAATCGACATCAAGATTGTCAGCACGCATTCCTTCAGCGATTTCTTGGGTTGCGGAGCGCCACTGACCAGGCGCCTTAGGGGCAGCAAACGCTACGGGAGTGATACGACCGAATTGAGTCAAAATATGAAGCATTTTGGGTCCATCTGGTCCCATTTCCACTTGGACTTCTGATGTCTTTGGCAAGGGAACAAGAAGTGACCCGAGGTTGAGAATGCCGCCTGCAAAATCGGAGAAATCAAAATCCTCAATATTCACGGAATCAGCATCAAAGGGACCAGTTTCCCCTGAAATTGCATCGTGAGTTGGATCAGGTGAATCTGTGTCAGTTTGAGTGACATTTTTTTGCGTATCGACGCCCTGCTGTACAGCAGCTTCCTCATGATTATTTTCATCATGGTCAGAATCACCATTTTGGCGTTTAAAAGGCCACATAATTACTCCGTTGGTTGATTGTTAAAGAAGTTTTGGTGTTGCTTCACAGATTCTAGTCTCAGTTAACTCCAGTAGAGCCGTAACCGTTGACACCACGCTCGGTTTCTGACAATGTTTCAACTTCGCAGAAATCAACCAGCTCAACTTTTTGCACCAGTAATTGTGCAATCCTTTCCCCTCGCTCAATACGGATGGGAGTAGTGGGATCCAAATTAATCAGGCAAACTTTAATCTCACCGCGATAATCAGCATCGATAGTACCTGGGGTATTGACGATACTCAGGCCCTCTTTCAAAGCACGACCAGAACGAGGGTGAATAAGACCAACAGTACCTATTGGCAGTGCAATCGCTATGCCGGTTCCGACAAGAATCCGATGTCCTGGTTCGATTGTGACGCTTTCAGCCGAAAATAGATCAGCGCCGGCGTCACCGCGATGCTTGCGAACCGGCAGCGGAAGCTCAGGGTCTAAGCGTTGAATTGCCACCATGCTTGGCTTTTCCTGGTCGTTTTCCATTCGGTATCTTCCTTACGTTCAGCTCGAGCAGTCGAACTTTAACTAATACGAGTTATGACGAACTATCAAGATAACAAAGGTTGCTTCTAAGTTCAGAAAGTGTCGTTGGCTATTGTTGCCAGCATAAGTAGACTATCGAGTTGTGACTTCCCAAAATTCTAGTGCTGGATCGACTGCAGATACATCGGTTATTTATTCCGAAAAACAATGGGTTCCATGGCACTGGTGGTTACTCGGCGCATTCGTTGTAGCGCTAATTACTGCACAACTTGCTATGAACCGTTCCGCATTGTGGCTGTATGCCCCTGCAGTCCTTCTTACAGCAGTGGCCGTATGGGTATTGTTGTCGCTTTCCAAGACCAGAATTGCAGTCGAAGTTGATCCAGATGGTACCCGTTGGTTGGTTGCTGGCGATGCAAATCTACCTGATTCGGTAGTTTCGCGATCGATGATGGTCCCCGCGACTGCAAAAAGAAATGCCATGGGGCGCCAACTAGACCCCAGCGCTTTTGTGGTCTCACATGAATGGGTACCTGAGATGGTGATGCTGGTCCTAAATGATGATGACGACCCTACGCCCTATTGGCTCGTTTCTTCCAAGGACCCCGAAACACTACTTCACGCATTTTTGCCACATCAACATCCATCTCGATAACAAAAATGGAGCTGCATAAAAGCAGCTCCATTTTGCTATGCGCAGTCTTTACACACAACAGACCCATCATCTTCTACATGATCGATCCGATTATTACGCTGGACGAGGAAACACTCAGAGCACGTGAATTCATCTGCTTGGCGAGGAATCACGGTGACATTGAGTTCTTCACCGCTAAGATCAACCGCAGGCAATTCAAAAGGCTCGACGATCTCTCCATCGTCGTCCATATCGTTTTTGTTAGATTCCGCGGCTTTTAGTCCTTCGAG
This window encodes:
- a CDS encoding HRDC domain-containing protein — translated: MALLVTQPSEGLPPLAATSRSIYEAAYQLSQGTGPFAIDTERAGAYRYDDRAYLLQIRREGSGTVLIDPEANRRLVTSVLGKVINNQPWIIHAAATDLPCLSELGFYPSTIFDTELAGRLAGLPRVNLASMLEERLEVTLKKAHGAEDWSRRPLPHSWLVYAALDVEKLIPLAESMKLLLEAHGKLEWHRQECAHLINTSSHGLDTQRSWQDMKGVSRLTRPRQLVVAEALWELRDDEARMKNTSVSRLLPDKVLISVAQRPPRNSQAALRASEIPKQYRKRIARWMPTINDVLESDPRTWPHTPQFDENQLPSKYVWEKIHPESLDDFEEVKNSIVEKALLLNLPAENLMQPHSVKELCWQLRDVPRPIAQDDVIECLMRLEARPWQIDNSASVITDTLNKIEHAS
- the dxs gene encoding 1-deoxy-D-xylulose-5-phosphate synthase, with translation MSILEHISSPADVKTLSYEQLDTLASEIREFLVEKVSATGGHLGPNLGVVELTLAIHRVFSSPSDPIIFDTSHQSYVHKILTGRAGAFDTLRQKDGLSGYTSRAESNHDWTESSHASASLSYADGLAKAFQLKGEKARNVVAVVGDGALTGGMCWEALNNIATGTERNVVVVVNDNGRSYSPTIGGFADNLAALRMKPSYDRVMEQGKTTLKSLGWVGERTFEALHAFKEGVKSSVIPTEMFPELGMKYIGPVNGHNTKAVEAALRYGRDHKGPLIVHVVTEKGKGYAPAENDVAELMHSTGVINPKTGEPVGTKSPGWTSVFSKELVKAGETRKDIVAITAAMAGPTGLSAFGEKFPDRLFDVGIAEQHAMTSAAGLALGGLHPVVAIYSTFLNRAFDQLLMDVGLLNLPVTIVLDRAGVTGSDGASHNGVWDFAVAGIVPGIRIAAPRDDENLKELFAEALTIDSPTVVRFPKGELPSRLSAQQRFDDGAELLHYSDSDHEDSTPSILVVAVGSLVSSVMEIVSDIEECGCNVTVVDPRWAVPVAPSIVGLAADHDLVITVEDGIIHGGVGAMINEALNASEIDVPVRNLAFPEIFPEHQSRNQLLDAVGLSPRGIKTQIIAAAESLYLLDKE
- a CDS encoding class I SAM-dependent RNA methyltransferase; amino-acid sequence: MTKDQQDIERGSVINVEILNAAHGGQGIAKYDGRVIFVKSAFPGDRLSANITHVKKKFARATIASIEMPSPLRMQQRCLAAANGAGCCDFGELDPEIEGRYKADLVLEQLERLGKVSQPPTCEVVSFGSPTQWRTRMRLGVDAQGRAGGFASQSREVVSGVPCSQGVMGLLDGIVGAEQNVLRFTPGSQVVVVCDDLGQRTVVETQPAPRGKRTESMVKVVEGTGKVSQVVDGVTFELPATGFWQSHKDAAQVYADTIREWFGSLIIRNTDSSLVAWDLYGGCGSFASAILSAVDNHGVVHCVESAPAAVLAGKRALSQLVEDQKIVFHTETVERAMNQLPAPTLVVLDPPRVGAGAETVRAIAQSGPQAAIHIGCDPATFARDIAEWSRNGFILEKLRVFDAFPGTHHCETIGLLTKKN
- a CDS encoding DUF3710 domain-containing protein; its protein translation is MWPFKRQNGDSDHDENNHEEAAVQQGVDTQKNVTQTDTDSPDPTHDAISGETGPFDADSVNIEDFDFSDFAGGILNLGSLLVPLPKTSEVQVEMGPDGPKMLHILTQFGRITPVAFAAPKAPGQWRSATQEIAEGMRADNLDVDFQQGPWGREIVGTSDDGNGVIRIIGVDGPRWMLRVTLAAPSESAERMAELGREVVARTFVRRGNEPILAGSSLPVALPQPLAEQVQQEMMRRAEQQATPIE
- the dut gene encoding dUTP diphosphatase — protein: MENDQEKPSMVAIQRLDPELPLPVRKHRGDAGADLFSAESVTIEPGHRILVGTGIAIALPIGTVGLIHPRSGRALKEGLSIVNTPGTIDADYRGEIKVCLINLDPTTPIRIERGERIAQLLVQKVELVDFCEVETLSETERGVNGYGSTGVN